The window TACACAAGTTACACCTACCACATAActtgtaacaaattaatatcaatcaatatcaattaatgtataatctatttgtaaccaatttattaaaattatatagtctacaaaacaatgttgtgatttccgttttattatataggagatttcACACAAGTACGTTTCCCGACTACCACTCTGTCCTAACCTCATCGCTCCAGACATCTACACTACTTCCCACAGGGCTAGAGGAACTACTCCTTATTTACCACCTTGGATTATGTGAAACATGTGGAAAGCACGAAATCTTCTCATCTTTGAAGATCGTCACTTTTCTGTACAAGATATTGTCAGTAAGTCTATACGAGAAGCAGGAGAATGGCAAGAGGCTTAGGCCTCTATACCTATTTTACTCccttataaaatcaaatctcccCCTACTCCCCTAGTAGATGcatttaaatatgttgttgatGCGGCATGGTGTGAGACAACAAAGCTATGCGGCCAAGGTTTGGAGCCCCTCTACTTCTCCACCTCACGATCTTTTGTCTAATCAGCTCTTGTAGCGGAAGCACAAGCAATGCGGAATGCTTTATTTGCTCTGAGCAGGAATCCGGTCTTCGATCATATCAAACACTTGGAGGTGTTCTTGGATTCTAATTAATATTATCCTAagtttgttccaaaaaaaatggtgaaagaaATAGCTGGATTTTGTTTATCGGGCGACGATGAGCGGATGTTGATACTAACGTggaatttttttgtgattggtcgattatatttttattttattcctcAATATAATTGGTTTGGATCGGTTTGGATCGGTTTGGTAAGAACAAACTTGGGTAACTGGACTTTCGTTCAAAAAAAAGGATAGGGTTTAGAATGGTTTTCTAAGAATGAGAGTACAATTACAGAACTAAAATTGGTTTGAGACCGGAATTAATTAAACTGTGGTTGATCCACTGTTAAAGGTTTGGTTGGATATTGTTTTACTTATTTTctaagtaattttaaaaaaagttttataacaGGAGGAAATTagaatacacacacacattgtTGACGCTTTGGGAGATTTATAGATTTTGATCCGCCGCCCGATCCGCCTTATATTACCAGCGCCTATAAGCAAATCCCTTCGGGCTTCTTCTGTCTAGTAAGATCCAAGCCGctcaaagaggaagaagaaaacaatggaTTATCTCGGAATCGACATGAGCTGCGCGATCGGATCTCTCCGTAACGGTGAGTTCCCGGAGAAAGATTGCCTTCTTCCTCTAATTTCAAAGCTTCTAGGTTACTGCCTCGTCGCTGCTTCCATCACTGTCAAGCTCCCTCAGGTATATAATTCCACAATTCAACTTCGTTTTTTCAATTtccaaaccctaatttccaaaCATTGtgactgtttttttgtttgtgcttcttatttggtttttttagatAATGAAAATCGTGCAACATAAGAGTGTGCGAGGCTTAAGTGTTGTGGCATTTGAGCTTGAGGTCGTTGGCTATACAATTTCACTTGCTTATTGTTTGCATAAAGGCCTTCCCTTTTCCGCTTTCGGCGAAATGGCTTTTCTTTTGATCCAAGGTTTAATATATGATcacacttaattttttttttttaattggagtGGTTACATATCGAGAACCCTAATCTTGATTATTATACTATGATTTGTCAAATAggaaaattttggttatatatgttcatttgTTGTGATTTCTGATATCCTCTTATTTATCGTTGCAgctttgattttggttgcttGTATCTATTACTATTCTCAACCAGTCCCTGTAACAACTTGGCTCAGGCCACTCTTGTATCCTCTCAGTTTTAACAATTTCTTACCCTTGTTTGATTTGAGACTCTTTGtattagttttttcttaattctaaGCCGATACAGATATTGTGCTGTCGCTCCAACTGTGCTTGCTGGACAGATTAATCCTACGCTCTTCGAAGCTCTTTATGTGAGGAAAAACTCCTTATTTTTATTCACTTAAGGCTTTGTGTATGTgtggatatatatattgagagtACATCTGTGTTGTAGGCTTCACAGCATGCAATATTTCTCTTCGCAAGACTCCCTCAGATATGGAAGAACTTCAAAGTGAGTCTATACTtaaatactctttttttctttgtgaatcTTCTTGTTCAACTAAGTATGAACGGTGTTTTAAGCTTCAGTCATGTTTCAATGGGTGCACTTATCTTACATTTACGCCTTTATGTTCCATTGATCGATTTATAAGTAACTGTCATAGTATAGTTTACCTTACAATCCTTCCCTGGATGAGTTCCCCTTCTCCAAATCaagtgatatttttttgtttgggtcttGAATTGGGAAGAGTAAAGATGCATTTACACATTTTGTTTCAAACTTTGGATACATGTATGcttgttttaataaataagtATTTCTATAGATTCTACAAAAGTATACTTTCAAAACTATATCTATATGCATACATTTTGTGTAAAGTCCTCCGGACACTGTGTTTGATTCACATTACTCTCTCTCTACAGAACAAAAGCACTGGAGAACTTAGTTTCTTAACTTTCTTCATGAACTTTGCCGGGTCCATAGGTAAAAGGGCTTCTTCTAGCTTCCATTGGATATGTAATAGTTTCTTGTCTCGTAATACTTGTTTGCTTTGCTCGCAGTGAGAGTTTTCACTTGCCTCCAGGAAAAGGCTCCACTTAGCAGTATCCTTCTCAgctaacattttatttttcttatgcaTGCTGTAATCATACAAACACGATTTCTCATATATGCTTTTTAGAATTCTGTCGTTTTCCTCAACCTTTCCATAGTTCTTACGGGTTTTGCTCTAGGAGTCATCACCAACGGAAGCATCCTGACTCAGATCCTCTTGTATTCAAAGCCTGCAGCAGCAAAGGAGAAGAAAGCCAATTGATAGTAGAAAGATGTCCTAAATCATACTGGCGTTGAGGCTCCAAAAAGAGATTAGTCAATGTTGCAATTAcggtcttgttttcttttaatatccCTGTGCAAAGGATGTTCAGACTTGCATGATGTTATAGGTTGACTTGATCGAAATAGCAAAGTGGCTATTTTAGGTCTGAtagattcttctcttttttttttgtgatggtAATAGCTAAAATCTGAAATTACACGAAGTTGCATTGATGTCGCTGATCTGATGACCATCTGTTTTTgt is drawn from Camelina sativa cultivar DH55 chromosome 8, Cs, whole genome shotgun sequence and contains these coding sequences:
- the LOC104707146 gene encoding mannose-P-dolichol utilization defect 1 protein homolog 2, which produces MDYLGIDMSCAIGSLRNGEFPEKDCLLPLISKLLGYCLVAASITVKLPQIMKIVQHKSVRGLSVVAFELEVVGYTISLAYCLHKGLPFSAFGEMAFLLIQALILVACIYYYSQPVPVTTWLRPLLYCAVAPTVLAGQINPTLFEALYASQHAIFLFARLPQIWKNFKNKSTGELSFLTFFMNFAGSIVRVFTCLQEKAPLSILTGFALGVITNGSILTQILLYSKPAAAKEKKAN